A part of Muntiacus reevesi chromosome 12, mMunRee1.1, whole genome shotgun sequence genomic DNA contains:
- the GEM gene encoding GTP-binding protein GEM isoform X2 translates to MTLNHVTMRQGTAGVQPQQQRWSIPADGRHLMVQKEPQQYGQRSRPPAAPEDPCRRSWSSDSTDSVISSESGNTYYRVVLIGEQGVGKSTLANIFAGVHDSMDSDCEVLGEDTYERTLMVDGEIATIILLDMWENKGESEWLQDHCMQVGDAYLIVYSITDRASFEKASELRIQLRRARQTEDIPIILVGNKSDLVRCREVSVSEGRACAVVFDCKFIETSAAVQHNVKELFEGIVRQVRLRRDSKEKNERRLAYQKRRESIPRKARRFWGKIVAKNNKNMAFKLKSKSCHDLSVL, encoded by the exons ATGACTCTGAACCATGTCACCATGCGCCAGGGCACGGCGGGCgtgcagccgcagcagcagcgcTGGAGCATCCCCGCCGATGGCAGGCATCTCATGGTCCAGAAGGAGCCCCAGCAGTACGGCCAGCGCAGCCGCCCCCCTGCCGCCCCCGAGGACCCCTGCCGCCGGAGCTGGTCCTCCGACTCCACGGACTCAGTCATCTCCTCCGAGTCCGGGAACACCTACTACCGGGTGGTTCTCATCGGGGAGCAGGGGGTGGGCAAGTCCACTCTGGCCAACATCTTTGCGGGTGTCCATGACAGCATGGACAGCGACTGCGAAGTGCTTGGAG aAGATACCTATGAACGAACACTGATGGTTGATGGGGAAATTGCAACAATTATCCTCTTGGACATGTGGGAGAACAAG GGGGAGAGTGAGTGGCTGCAGGACCACTGCATGCAGGTGGGGGATGCCTACCTGATCGTCTACTCCATCACGGACCGAGCCAGCTTCGAGAAGGCGTCCGAGCTGCGGATTCAGCTCCGCAGGGCCCGGCAGACCGAGGACATCCCGATAATCCTGGTTGGCAACAAAAGTGACCTGGTGCGGTGCCGGGAAGTGTCTGTATCAG AAGGGAGAGCGTGTGCCGTGGTGTTCGACTGCAAGTTCATCGAGACCTCCGCGGCCGTCCAGCACAACGTCAAGGAGCTGTTCGAGGGCATCGTGCGGCAGGTCCGCCTCCGGcgggacagcaaggagaagaaCGAGCGGCGGCTGGCCTACCAGAAGCGGCGGGAGAGCATCCCCAGGAAAGCCAGGCGCTTCTGGGGCAAGATCGTGGCCAAAAACAACAAGAACATGGCCTTCAAGCTCAAGTCCAAATCCTGCCACGACCTCTCAGTGCTCTAG
- the GEM gene encoding GTP-binding protein GEM isoform X1, whose product MEEAPGPWTILTDLTMTLNHVTMRQGTAGVQPQQQRWSIPADGRHLMVQKEPQQYGQRSRPPAAPEDPCRRSWSSDSTDSVISSESGNTYYRVVLIGEQGVGKSTLANIFAGVHDSMDSDCEVLGEDTYERTLMVDGEIATIILLDMWENKGESEWLQDHCMQVGDAYLIVYSITDRASFEKASELRIQLRRARQTEDIPIILVGNKSDLVRCREVSVSEGRACAVVFDCKFIETSAAVQHNVKELFEGIVRQVRLRRDSKEKNERRLAYQKRRESIPRKARRFWGKIVAKNNKNMAFKLKSKSCHDLSVL is encoded by the exons ATGGAGGAAGCCCCAGGGCCGTGGACGATATTAACG GACCTGACGATGACTCTGAACCATGTCACCATGCGCCAGGGCACGGCGGGCgtgcagccgcagcagcagcgcTGGAGCATCCCCGCCGATGGCAGGCATCTCATGGTCCAGAAGGAGCCCCAGCAGTACGGCCAGCGCAGCCGCCCCCCTGCCGCCCCCGAGGACCCCTGCCGCCGGAGCTGGTCCTCCGACTCCACGGACTCAGTCATCTCCTCCGAGTCCGGGAACACCTACTACCGGGTGGTTCTCATCGGGGAGCAGGGGGTGGGCAAGTCCACTCTGGCCAACATCTTTGCGGGTGTCCATGACAGCATGGACAGCGACTGCGAAGTGCTTGGAG aAGATACCTATGAACGAACACTGATGGTTGATGGGGAAATTGCAACAATTATCCTCTTGGACATGTGGGAGAACAAG GGGGAGAGTGAGTGGCTGCAGGACCACTGCATGCAGGTGGGGGATGCCTACCTGATCGTCTACTCCATCACGGACCGAGCCAGCTTCGAGAAGGCGTCCGAGCTGCGGATTCAGCTCCGCAGGGCCCGGCAGACCGAGGACATCCCGATAATCCTGGTTGGCAACAAAAGTGACCTGGTGCGGTGCCGGGAAGTGTCTGTATCAG AAGGGAGAGCGTGTGCCGTGGTGTTCGACTGCAAGTTCATCGAGACCTCCGCGGCCGTCCAGCACAACGTCAAGGAGCTGTTCGAGGGCATCGTGCGGCAGGTCCGCCTCCGGcgggacagcaaggagaagaaCGAGCGGCGGCTGGCCTACCAGAAGCGGCGGGAGAGCATCCCCAGGAAAGCCAGGCGCTTCTGGGGCAAGATCGTGGCCAAAAACAACAAGAACATGGCCTTCAAGCTCAAGTCCAAATCCTGCCACGACCTCTCAGTGCTCTAG